In Hyphomicrobiaceae bacterium, the following are encoded in one genomic region:
- a CDS encoding RES family NAD+ phosphorylase: MDDDIPSKHVSWGRACRLIPSRFPPVELYEPVADQKGREALKALETLTNPRLSPDGGVGDFLRPDDRHVMQPWLVAPFAYLDPEPTPYSDGSYGVCIVAETEKGALAAAVQRREAFMRATAMPPMRLDMRQLVTPVSATLHDLTNWPRVGDSAETRRICQKLREQGSYGVLLASPFRVRESTAVLFRPTAMARATQAKHYCFVWDGSRISGIYDYSDQTEQTFDPATLITLGAKAAA; encoded by the coding sequence ATGGATGATGATATCCCCAGCAAGCATGTTTCATGGGGGAGAGCCTGCCGGCTGATACCGTCGCGGTTTCCGCCGGTGGAGCTGTACGAGCCTGTCGCCGACCAGAAGGGCCGAGAGGCACTCAAGGCGCTTGAGACGCTGACCAACCCGCGGCTGTCGCCCGACGGCGGCGTGGGCGACTTCCTGCGCCCGGATGATCGGCACGTAATGCAGCCATGGTTGGTCGCGCCATTCGCCTATCTCGATCCAGAGCCGACGCCGTACTCCGATGGAAGCTACGGCGTTTGCATCGTTGCGGAAACCGAGAAGGGCGCCCTTGCGGCGGCCGTGCAGCGTCGAGAGGCGTTCATGCGCGCGACCGCCATGCCGCCGATGAGACTGGATATGCGGCAGCTGGTAACGCCGGTCTCGGCGACGCTGCACGATCTTACTAACTGGCCACGCGTCGGGGACAGCGCAGAGACGCGACGCATTTGTCAGAAACTGCGCGAACAGGGCTCGTACGGCGTGCTGCTGGCGAGCCCGTTCCGTGTGAGGGAATCGACGGCAGTGCTGTTCCGGCCGACCGCGATGGCCCGGGCTACCCAGGCCAAGCACTACTGCTTCGTATGGGACGGCTCGCGCATCAGCGGCATCTACGACTACTCCGACCAGACCGAGCAAACATTCGATCCGGCGACTTTGATTACATTGGGAGCCAAGGCGGCAGCATGA
- a CDS encoding DUF2924 domain-containing protein: protein MKSDPIDISAELVRLEALTNFELRAEWRLLHRTQPPKSLSRDLLLRGITYKIQERAFGGLSKSILRKLSASEPEASSSENRRAAPRTTVKPGTRLVREWNGKTHTVLVHADGVEWRGTRYRSLSVVAREITGAHWSGPRFFGLTSKKGAGDG from the coding sequence ATGAAGTCAGACCCGATTGACATATCTGCCGAATTGGTACGGCTCGAAGCACTGACCAACTTCGAGCTACGGGCAGAGTGGCGGCTGCTGCATCGCACGCAGCCGCCGAAGAGCCTATCGCGCGATCTCCTGCTTCGCGGCATCACCTACAAGATCCAGGAGAGGGCATTTGGCGGCCTCTCCAAATCGATCCTGCGAAAGTTGTCCGCCTCTGAGCCTGAGGCATCTTCGTCCGAGAACCGGAGAGCTGCGCCTCGCACCACCGTGAAGCCGGGGACGCGGCTCGTTCGCGAATGGAATGGCAAAACACATACTGTCCTCGTCCATGCAGACGGCGTGGAGTGGCGCGGCACACGCTACCGGTCGCTCTCAGTCGTCGCCCGCGAAATTACCGGCGCGCATTGGTCCGGTCCGCGGTTCTTCGGCCTAACTTCGAAGAAGGGGGCAGGCGATGGCTGA
- a CDS encoding DUF3489 domain-containing protein produces the protein MTTIEARHTTSAKRTKPATTAKGEKPKAAAKLKGAHAAPSKIGPTDDVHAARVTKHDRVLTLLTRPEGATIPEMMEATDWQQHSVRGFLAGTVKKKLGFNLTSSKSEGALRRYRIETKRAR, from the coding sequence ATGACGACGATCGAAGCCCGCCACACGACCTCGGCTAAGCGGACCAAGCCTGCGACGACCGCAAAGGGCGAGAAGCCGAAGGCAGCCGCAAAGCTCAAGGGGGCGCACGCCGCCCCGAGCAAGATTGGCCCCACCGACGATGTCCACGCCGCCCGCGTAACGAAGCACGATCGTGTCCTGACGCTGCTGACCCGGCCGGAGGGCGCCACCATCCCAGAGATGATGGAGGCGACCGATTGGCAGCAGCACAGTGTGCGCGGATTCCTGGCGGGGACCGTCAAGAAGAAGCTCGGCTTCAATCTCACCTCGTCGAAGTCCGAGGGCGCCTTGCGCCGTTACCGCATTGAGACGAAGCGTGCTCGCTGA
- a CDS encoding antitoxin Xre-like helix-turn-helix domain-containing protein, whose translation MTKAAAKQADTDNSAELRGFFGIAEKWGLSTEQQISLLGAPPRSTFFKWKKDGGALSQDTRERISHVASIYRCLRLLIPDDALAHEWIRRKNAAPIFGGKSALEFMMATGSIVEIYKVRAYLDAQRGG comes from the coding sequence ATGACCAAAGCAGCGGCAAAGCAGGCCGACACCGACAACAGCGCAGAGTTGCGGGGTTTTTTCGGGATCGCAGAGAAGTGGGGGCTATCGACGGAGCAGCAGATCAGTCTGCTCGGAGCGCCGCCGCGATCGACCTTCTTCAAGTGGAAGAAGGACGGCGGCGCTCTCTCCCAAGATACGCGTGAGCGAATCTCTCACGTCGCGTCGATCTACCGGTGCCTCCGACTTCTGATTCCGGATGACGCGCTCGCACACGAGTGGATCAGGAGGAAGAACGCGGCCCCGATATTCGGGGGCAAGAGTGCGCTCGAGTTCATGATGGCGACCGGTTCGATCGTCGAGATCTACAAGGTGCGTGCGTATCTGGATGCGCAGCGAGGCGGGTGA